One window of Cervus elaphus chromosome 6, mCerEla1.1, whole genome shotgun sequence genomic DNA carries:
- the PCGF3 gene encoding polycomb group RING finger protein 3 isoform X2: MLTRKIKLWDINAHITCRLCSGYLIDATTVTECLHTFCRSCLVKYLEENNTCPTCRIVIHQSHPLQYIGHDRTMQDIVYKLVPGLQEAEMRKQREFYHKLGLEVPGDIKGETCSAKQHLDPHRNGETKADDSSNKEAAEEKQEEDGDYHRSDEQVSICLECNSSKLRGLKRKWIRCSAQATVLHLKKFIAKKLNLSSFNELDILCNEEILGKDHTLKFVVVTRWRFKKAPLLLHYRPKMDLL, from the exons ATGTTGACCAGAAAGATTAAACTCTGGGACATAAACGCCCACATCACCTGCCGCCTGTGTAGTGGATACCTCATCGATGCAACCACGGTGACTGAGTGTCTGCACACAT TCTGCCGCAGCTGCCTGGTGAAGTACCTGGAGGAGAACAACACCTGCCCCACATGCAGGATCGTCATCCACCAGAGCCACCCCCTGCAGTACATTGG TCATGACAGAACCATGCAGGATATTGTTTACAAATTGGTCCCAGGCCTCCAAGAGG CGGAAATGAGAAAGCAGAGGGAATTCTACCACAAGTTAGGCCTAGAAGTGCCTGGAGACATCAAGGGGGAGACGTGTTCTGCAAAACAGCACCTGGACCCCCACCGAAATG GAGAAACCAAAGCGGACGACAGTTCGAACAAAGAGGCAGCAGAGGAGAAACAGGAGGAAGACGGTGATTACCACCGGAGCGACGAGCAG GTAAGCATCTGTCTGGAATGCAACAGCAGCAAACTGCGGGGCTTGAAGCGAAAATGGATCCGCTGCTCAGCCCAGGCCACAGTCCTGCATCTGAAGAAGTTCATTGCCAAAAAACTTAACCTCTCGTCTTTCAACGAG CTGGACATTTTATGCAACGAGGAGATCCTTGGCAAGGACCATACACTCAAATTTGTCGTCGTCACGAGGTGGAGATTCAAG AAGGCACCCCTCCTGTTGCACTACAGACCCAAGATGGACCTGCTGTGA
- the PCGF3 gene encoding polycomb group RING finger protein 3 isoform X1 gives MLTRKIKLWDINAHITCRLCSGYLIDATTVTECLHTFCRSCLVKYLEENNTCPTCRIVIHQSHPLQYIGHDRTMQDIVYKLVPGLQEAEMRKQREFYHKLGLEVPGDIKGETCSAKQHLDPHRNGETKADDSSNKEAAEEKQEEDGDYHRSDEQVGAWPGLGGSPLTGRAGRKGAGGRAARPQGAGSPLTGRAGRKGAGGRAAWPQGAVPSQRRTGRRAQQRQSCTHRRLSESLLTPPLLPFLLLLLLAAQLVGS, from the exons ATGTTGACCAGAAAGATTAAACTCTGGGACATAAACGCCCACATCACCTGCCGCCTGTGTAGTGGATACCTCATCGATGCAACCACGGTGACTGAGTGTCTGCACACAT TCTGCCGCAGCTGCCTGGTGAAGTACCTGGAGGAGAACAACACCTGCCCCACATGCAGGATCGTCATCCACCAGAGCCACCCCCTGCAGTACATTGG TCATGACAGAACCATGCAGGATATTGTTTACAAATTGGTCCCAGGCCTCCAAGAGG CGGAAATGAGAAAGCAGAGGGAATTCTACCACAAGTTAGGCCTAGAAGTGCCTGGAGACATCAAGGGGGAGACGTGTTCTGCAAAACAGCACCTGGACCCCCACCGAAATG GAGAAACCAAAGCGGACGACAGTTCGAACAAAGAGGCAGCAGAGGAGAAACAGGAGGAAGACGGTGATTACCACCGGAGCGACGAGCAGGTGGGCGCGTGGCCCGGCCTCGGGGGGTCTCCCCTGACAGGAAGGGCCGGGAGAAAGGGAGCAGGTGGGCGCGCGGCCCGGCCTCAGGGGG CAGGCTCTCCCCTGACAGGAAGGGCCGGGAGGAAGGGAGCAGGTGGGCGCGCAGCCTGGCCTCAGGGGGCTGTCCCCTCACAGAGACGAAccgggaggagggcacagcagagaCAGTCGTGCACCCACCGGCGGCTCTCTGAGTCTCTCCtgacccctcctctcctcccctttctcctcctcctccttttggctgcacagcttgtgggatcttag